One window of Nymphaea colorata isolate Beijing-Zhang1983 chromosome 1, ASM883128v2, whole genome shotgun sequence genomic DNA carries:
- the LOC116245964 gene encoding zeaxanthin epoxidase, chloroplastic-like, whose amino-acid sequence MACLKLAAFIPHHHGCHRNGDTWRRDEVGTVGCGTEVDRRGFVQWQKKHVVGIAKCNSGNVVGLRRTRNSFRCEVGGGVEETKKTRILIAGGGIAGLVVAIAAKKKGFDVKVFERDMSAVRGEGRHRGPIQLQSNALAVLESIDEEVTERIMDASCITGNRINGLVDGISGCWYVKYDLFTPAAQRGLPATRVISRIALQDILVHAVGSKNIFNNCNVVDFKDEARKVAVILEDGREFEGDVLVGADGIWSKVREKLFGWQEASYSNYTCYSGIADFVPPDINSVGYRVFLGHKKYFVSSDVGHGKMQWYAFHHEPAGNIDPPAGKKKRILELFGNWCHEVVDLLLATPESVILRRDIYDRDMIHSWSQGCVTLIGDAAHPMQPNLGQGGCMAIEDSYQLVVELEKASKVRWKDGTNDEIASALLRYERKRISRVSAMHAMSRMAARMVSSYQPYLARQQRRVPFMSKPWMRQPLIAMVQLFISCGMKMLTYWILTGSSSELADHVRKCRLSDNRRTSCKIAT is encoded by the exons ATGGCTTGCCTGAAACTTGCTGCTTTCATTCCCCATCATCATGGTTGTCACAGAAATGGAGATACGTGGAGGAGAGATGAAGTAGGAACGGTAGGATGCGGCACCGAAGTAGATAGAAGAGGATTTGTCCAATGGCAAAAGAAGCATGTAGTTGGCATTGCCAAATGCAACAGCGGGAACGTAGTGGGTTTGAGGCGAACAAGAAATTCCTTCAGATGTGAGGTGGGTGGTGGAGTGGAGGAGACGAAGAAGACGAGGATTCTGATTGCGGGAGGTGGGATTGCTGGCCTGGTTGTCGCAATAGCGGCCAAGAAGAAAGGGTTCGATGTGAAGGTGTTCGAGAGAGACATGAGTGCTGTCAGGGGAGAGGGGAGACACAGAGGACCCATTCAGCTGCAGAGTAACGCTCTAGCTGTCTTGGAATCCATTGATGAGGAGGTGACGGAGAGGATTATGGACGCAAGCTGCATAACCGGAAACAGGATTAACGGCCTCGTAGATGGCATCTCCGGTTGCTG GTATGTTAAGTATGATCTTTTTACTCCAGCTGCACAAAGAGGGCTTCCAGCAACACGTGTAATAAGTCGGATAGCTCTGCAAGACATTTTAGTGCATGCTGTTGgatctaaaaatatttttaacaactGTAACGTTGTGGATTTCAAAGATGAAGCTCGTAAG GTCGCTGTAATTCTTGAAGATGGGAGAGAATTTGAAGGTGATGTCTTGGTTGGTGCTGATGGAATATGGTCGAAG GTACGTGAAAAGCTATTTGGCTGGCAAGAGGCATCTTATTCAAACTATACATGCTATAGTGGAATAGCTGATTTTGTGCCACCAGATATCAATAGTGTTGG GTACCGAGTGTTTCTAGGCCACAAGAAATATTTTGTTTCGTCAGATGTTGGGCATGGAAAGATGCAATGGTATGCATTCCATCATGAGCCAGCAGGAAATATAGACCCTCCAGCAG GCAAGAAGAAAAGGATTTTGGAATTATTTGGGAATTGGTGTCATGAAGTAGTGGACCTGCTATTGGCAACGCCAGAATCTGTGATCCTGCGGAGAGATATTTATGATAGAGACATGATTCATAGTTGGAGCCAAGGTTGTGTGACACTAATAGGTGATGCCGCTCATCCTATGCAACCAAATCTGGGCCAAGGTGGCTGCATGGCAATTGAA GATAGTTATCAGCTTGTTGTTGAGCTAGAAAAAGCATCTAAGGTTAGATGGAAGGATGGAACAAATGATGAGATAGCTTCTGCACTCCTGAG ATATGAGAGGAAAAGAATATCTCGAGTTAGTGCAATGCATGCAATGTCTCGAATGGCAGCAAGAATGGTCAGCAGCTACCAGCCTTATTTAGCCAGACAACAGAGGCGTGTGCCT TTTATGTCAAAGCCCTGGATGAGACAACCACTCATTGCAATGGTacaacttttcatttcttgcGGGATGAAAATGTTGACGTATTGGATTTTGACTGGAAGCAG TTCTGAGCTTGCAGACCATGTGCGGAAATGTAGACTCTCGGATAAT CGAAGAACATCCTGCAAAATTGCTACGTGA